One segment of Sinorhizobium sp. BG8 DNA contains the following:
- a CDS encoding AI-2E family transporter: MTGTGGGRMGVSLVAGILVLALFYVAQSIFAPLIFSLMVIALVWPCQAILERRLPRLLALLVTLVVTMSVIIAIGSSVAWGFGKLGHWLFLNADRFQAIYVDWTDWLEEHGIAIAGPLADRFDVTWLVGFVQSMAGRVNSFAGFALLVFIFVMLGLLEVEDFNRRLRVPAAQPYGERILTANRIVGAKLRRFMVVRTFASILTGIVVWIFALVAGLELAGAWGAIAFALNYIPFLGPFVATALPTLFAIAQFDSWQMAAVVFLSLNVIQFIIGSYLEPRLTGASLAISPFAVIFAVFFWSFMWGISGAFIGVPILIAFIVYCAGVPSSRWIAVLLSGGSKLDPDS; the protein is encoded by the coding sequence ATGACGGGGACGGGCGGCGGTCGAATGGGTGTTTCATTGGTAGCAGGCATCCTTGTGCTCGCCCTTTTCTACGTCGCGCAGTCGATCTTCGCGCCGCTGATCTTCTCCCTCATGGTCATCGCGCTGGTCTGGCCTTGCCAGGCCATACTGGAACGTCGATTGCCGAGGCTTCTGGCACTCCTTGTCACGCTCGTCGTCACCATGTCCGTCATCATCGCCATCGGCTCATCGGTGGCCTGGGGGTTCGGAAAGCTCGGCCATTGGCTGTTTCTGAACGCCGACCGCTTCCAGGCGATCTACGTCGACTGGACGGACTGGCTGGAAGAGCATGGAATTGCCATCGCAGGGCCGCTTGCGGACCGCTTCGACGTCACCTGGCTGGTGGGCTTCGTCCAGAGCATGGCCGGGCGGGTGAACAGCTTCGCCGGTTTCGCGCTGCTCGTTTTCATCTTTGTCATGCTTGGCCTGCTCGAGGTCGAGGACTTCAACAGGCGCCTTCGCGTGCCGGCTGCCCAGCCCTACGGCGAGCGCATCCTGACCGCAAATCGCATCGTTGGCGCCAAGCTCAGGCGGTTCATGGTCGTCCGCACCTTCGCCAGCATTCTCACCGGCATCGTGGTCTGGATCTTCGCGCTGGTCGCGGGGCTGGAACTTGCAGGCGCATGGGGAGCGATCGCGTTTGCGCTCAACTACATTCCCTTTCTCGGCCCCTTCGTCGCGACCGCGCTTCCCACGCTCTTCGCCATCGCCCAGTTCGACTCGTGGCAAATGGCGGCCGTGGTCTTCCTGAGCCTCAACGTCATCCAGTTCATCATCGGGAGCTATCTGGAGCCGCGGCTCACCGGAGCTTCGCTGGCGATATCGCCCTTCGCCGTCATATTCGCCGTGTTCTTCTGGAGCTTCATGTGGGGCATTTCGGGCGCTTTCATCGGCGTGCCGATCCTGATCGCGTTCATCGTTTATTGTGCGGGCGTACCGTCTTCCCGGTGGATCGCAGTCCTGCTTTCCGGCGGCTCCAAGCTTGATCCGGACAGCTGA
- a CDS encoding helix-turn-helix domain-containing protein, with protein sequence MRTNQAMSKAAGLDGSLNYETFPVLDRHLADPEPSMDKAPPLPSFEFSTEGLPRSDQFDAWRNSFAPMLELTPFDDTATDFRGRQKLWDLGSLIFAQIKTDRLAFASLPGHVRREPVDHWVLTLLQTGTIRTETPRNAFKAAAGDVQVHSLGRDFSGETSRSEMLMLFVPRDFSTETAATLSAAEFSTLATGMGRLFSDYLIGVANRLPTLTMADLPGLAAATRAMILACVSPSADHIEAAEGPIATILLERARQFVQSRLLDPKLECESVRRELGISRTRLYNLFEPFGGVMHYIQHRRLISAYSALSDPNDRRLIFEIAEQRGFSDGAEFSRAFKRAFGYSPSEVRKRGGGGIPNRPARNDEDCPSEERLGLLLRRLQG encoded by the coding sequence ATGAGAACCAATCAGGCCATGAGTAAGGCTGCGGGACTCGACGGCAGTCTGAACTACGAGACATTTCCCGTTTTGGACCGCCATCTGGCGGATCCGGAACCCTCTATGGACAAGGCACCGCCTTTGCCGTCCTTCGAATTCTCGACGGAGGGGTTGCCGCGATCGGACCAGTTCGACGCATGGCGCAATAGTTTCGCCCCCATGCTCGAACTGACACCGTTCGACGATACGGCGACCGATTTCCGCGGGAGGCAAAAACTCTGGGATCTCGGCAGCCTCATCTTTGCGCAGATCAAAACGGATCGCCTGGCGTTTGCCAGCCTGCCCGGACATGTGCGCCGGGAGCCTGTCGACCACTGGGTGCTGACCCTGCTGCAGACCGGAACGATCCGCACCGAGACCCCGAGAAACGCGTTCAAGGCGGCCGCAGGCGATGTTCAGGTGCACTCGCTCGGCCGGGATTTTTCCGGCGAGACGTCCAGAAGCGAAATGCTCATGCTGTTCGTGCCGCGCGATTTTTCCACCGAAACGGCAGCAACCCTTTCTGCGGCGGAGTTCTCCACGCTTGCGACCGGCATGGGGCGGTTGTTCTCGGACTATCTGATTGGTGTCGCCAACCGTCTGCCAACGCTGACGATGGCGGATCTGCCAGGTCTCGCGGCGGCCACGCGTGCGATGATCCTTGCATGCGTGTCTCCGTCCGCCGATCACATCGAGGCGGCCGAGGGGCCGATCGCGACAATTCTTCTGGAACGCGCGCGCCAGTTCGTCCAGAGCAGGCTGCTCGATCCGAAGCTCGAATGCGAGTCGGTGCGGCGCGAACTGGGTATTTCGCGCACGAGGCTCTACAACCTGTTCGAGCCCTTCGGCGGGGTCATGCACTACATCCAGCATCGCAGGCTGATCAGTGCCTATTCGGCGCTGTCGGATCCCAACGATCGCCGTCTCATCTTCGAGATCGCCGAGCAGCGCGGCTTCAGCGATGGCGCGGAATTCAGCCGCGCCTTCAAGCGGGCATTCGGCTACAGCCCGAGCGAGGTCAGGAAGCGCGGCGGGGGAGGGATTCCAAATCGTCCGGCAAGAAACGATGAGGATTGCCCGTCGGAGGAGCGTCTGGGCCTGCTGCTGCGCCGGTTGCAGGGATAG
- a CDS encoding efflux RND transporter periplasmic adaptor subunit: protein MGKSKVLVAALAFLFCAGPILSGPAWAQAQAQQAPSVIVAPAKIMDLRETADFTGRVVAIQKVGIRARVSGFLETVNFKEGQKVPTGTVLYDVEDGAYRASVQEIEGSIEAAEATRDLAVIERDRANRLLASNTIAQAQVDAAKAQVNKAEADLVRLRATKDRADLDLSYTRIVAPFEGVTGLSTVDVGALVSPDSGALVTLTRLDPIYVEFSVATSLLLTYREQVRSGQISGGANVTIVLPDGTTYPSKGMVNFIASDVSQGTDTVIVRAEFPNPDGILLDGTLVRVVLEQTDKQEVLAIPQQAIQRDQQGAFVMVVGADKKVELRRVDVSRTARGQAVIAKGLKEGEQVITEGVGKVRPGITVDAAAVTGG from the coding sequence ATGGGGAAGTCGAAAGTTCTGGTTGCTGCCCTTGCGTTCCTTTTCTGTGCGGGCCCGATCTTGTCCGGCCCGGCTTGGGCCCAGGCCCAGGCGCAGCAGGCTCCCTCCGTCATCGTGGCGCCGGCAAAGATCATGGACCTGCGCGAAACCGCCGATTTCACCGGGCGGGTCGTCGCAATCCAGAAGGTCGGGATCCGTGCCCGGGTTTCGGGTTTCCTCGAGACCGTCAACTTCAAGGAGGGGCAGAAGGTCCCCACCGGGACGGTCCTCTACGACGTGGAGGATGGCGCGTACCGAGCCTCGGTGCAGGAGATCGAGGGATCGATCGAAGCGGCCGAGGCAACCAGGGACCTTGCCGTCATCGAACGCGACCGCGCGAACAGGCTGCTGGCCAGCAACACGATTGCCCAGGCTCAGGTCGATGCTGCGAAGGCCCAGGTCAACAAGGCCGAGGCAGATCTCGTCCGCCTCCGCGCCACCAAGGATCGCGCCGATCTCGATCTGTCCTACACGCGGATCGTTGCCCCGTTTGAAGGTGTGACGGGACTTTCCACCGTCGATGTCGGGGCTCTAGTCAGCCCGGATTCCGGCGCCCTCGTGACGCTCACGCGGCTCGATCCGATCTATGTCGAGTTTTCCGTCGCCACCTCGCTTCTGCTCACCTATCGCGAACAGGTCCGCAGCGGCCAGATCTCGGGCGGCGCCAATGTGACCATCGTGCTGCCGGACGGCACGACCTATCCCTCGAAGGGTATGGTCAACTTCATTGCCAGCGATGTGTCGCAGGGCACCGACACCGTCATCGTGCGGGCGGAGTTCCCGAATCCTGATGGGATTCTGCTCGATGGCACGCTGGTGCGGGTCGTGCTCGAACAGACCGACAAGCAGGAGGTCCTGGCCATTCCGCAGCAGGCCATACAGCGCGACCAGCAGGGCGCCTTCGTCATGGTGGTTGGCGCCGACAAGAAGGTCGAGCTCCGCCGGGTCGATGTCTCGCGTACCGCGCGAGGGCAGGCGGTGATCGCCAAGGGCCTGAAGGAGGGCGAGCAGGTCATCACCGAGGGGGTCGGCAAGGTGCGACCGGGCATAACCGTCGACGCCGCTGCCGTGACGGGCGGCTAG